One stretch of Desulfomonile tiedjei DNA includes these proteins:
- a CDS encoding phage major capsid protein, with the protein MSAPTHREIARKDDLTVLDLKNTGGYLNAEQADAFIEMTLAQPTLLSDIRVDTMLAPKKKLESAGFNSRILHVASSGTAFTEEKRAKLGLAKVELDVKNMRANVRLPYDVVEDNIAKGNFPDWLMGQMSRRAALDMEEIIVLGDTSSGDEDLAIFNGVLKQATSHAIDNSGNPQDVGMDPFDAALVEMPSEFVRDLENMRFYVSPVTETLYKRYLASRGTALGDEMIQVGGRRVVTHQGIPVYRVPWMPNSKFLLTHRENIVAGIYRQILLETDKDIESEEYIFVLSVRFDVKYLDGTGVVKYTGLNATIPTV; encoded by the coding sequence ATGTCTGCTCCTACTCATCGCGAGATAGCTCGCAAAGATGATCTTACTGTACTCGATCTCAAAAACACTGGTGGTTACCTCAACGCTGAACAGGCCGATGCCTTTATTGAGATGACACTCGCGCAACCCACACTTTTAAGTGACATTCGTGTTGACACTATGTTGGCTCCTAAGAAGAAATTGGAGTCTGCTGGTTTTAATAGCAGGATATTGCACGTCGCTTCTTCAGGAACTGCATTTACTGAAGAGAAGCGTGCCAAGTTAGGTCTAGCCAAAGTTGAACTCGACGTTAAGAACATGCGAGCCAACGTAAGGCTGCCCTATGATGTTGTTGAAGACAACATCGCCAAGGGAAACTTTCCTGACTGGCTCATGGGTCAGATGTCAAGACGTGCTGCTCTGGACATGGAAGAGATAATTGTCCTCGGAGATACGTCCAGCGGTGACGAAGACCTTGCGATCTTTAATGGCGTCCTAAAGCAAGCAACATCTCACGCCATAGACAACTCAGGTAATCCTCAAGACGTAGGCATGGACCCATTTGACGCCGCTCTTGTAGAGATGCCGTCTGAGTTTGTTAGAGACCTGGAGAATATGCGTTTCTACGTCTCTCCTGTGACAGAGACCTTGTATAAGAGGTATCTGGCGTCTAGGGGGACTGCGCTTGGTGACGAAATGATTCAGGTTGGTGGTAGACGTGTTGTGACTCACCAGGGAATTCCGGTTTACAGAGTCCCTTGGATGCCTAACAGCAAGTTTCTTTTGACCCACCGCGAAAACATTGTCGCTGGTATCTATCGTCAAATCCTTTTGGAGACCGATAAGGACATTGAATCTGAAGAGTACATTTTCGTCTTGTCTGTTCGTTTTGACGTGAAATACCTCGATGGGACTGGCGTGGTCAAATACACCGGTTTGAACGCAACTATCCCGACTGTGTAA
- a CDS encoding restriction endonuclease — MIFKKNALFIIEVGEEDLIGDVVKEWLESLTADPFGIAVRLVTNREFRSTDVQGKDIIFVFNVQMPDPDGFAVLSHLQQIGSVIPVVVSSGGITPDSFYHQLRLRRIQLRTDPVFINKPFSLDQLADVFLNILFLNPARRGARGVELVRIEPINVEVITHLAVHSAELYSVSDRFFEELLAELLKEKGWEVTLTPVGADNGIDIIAIRHSMDESQMMLVQAKRFAKHRKVGVAAVRELLHVIDDTRATCGMLATTSSFTRHAEAKQLSYKWRLTLKGHSDIVRWLRQYQVSRK; from the coding sequence ATGATATTCAAGAAAAATGCCCTCTTCATAATCGAAGTCGGCGAGGAAGATCTTATCGGCGACGTGGTCAAGGAATGGCTTGAAAGCCTCACCGCTGATCCATTCGGCATTGCTGTTCGCCTGGTGACGAACCGCGAATTCCGCAGTACGGATGTGCAGGGTAAGGACATAATCTTCGTTTTCAATGTGCAAATGCCTGACCCGGACGGGTTTGCGGTGCTGTCACATCTCCAACAGATTGGTTCTGTCATTCCGGTCGTGGTGAGTTCTGGTGGAATAACCCCAGATTCATTTTATCATCAGCTCAGGCTACGTCGAATCCAACTTAGGACGGATCCAGTGTTCATCAACAAGCCTTTTTCCCTTGACCAGTTGGCCGACGTTTTTCTTAATATCTTGTTCTTGAACCCTGCTCGGCGTGGCGCACGCGGAGTCGAACTTGTCCGCATAGAGCCTATTAACGTGGAGGTCATAACCCATTTAGCGGTACACAGTGCCGAGCTGTATAGCGTGTCTGACCGTTTCTTTGAGGAACTCCTGGCAGAACTTCTTAAGGAAAAGGGGTGGGAGGTGACACTGACGCCTGTGGGTGCGGACAACGGCATTGACATAATCGCTATTAGGCATTCAATGGACGAATCGCAAATGATGCTCGTTCAGGCCAAGAGATTTGCAAAGCACAGGAAAGTAGGTGTCGCGGCAGTAAGAGAACTGCTCCATGTAATTGATGACACCCGTGCCACTTGTGGCATGTTGGCGACGACTTCGTCTTTTACTCGACATGCAGAGGCTAAACAGCTTTCTTACAAATGGCGTCTGACGTTGAAGGGCCACTCGGACATTGTTCGCTGGCTTCGGCAGTATCAGGTCAGTAGAAAGTAG